A window from Nitrospira sp. ND1 encodes these proteins:
- a CDS encoding response regulator transcription factor translates to MNKCRCLLADDHPIVRRGVRELLEEEQLSSEICEVRSGEEALAAVRRQPWDLMILDIALPDKHGLEVLKETKLLQPRLPVLMLSLYPEKEFAMRAIKAGASGYLTKQSAPSELLAAVMRVLQGGRYITAALAEQMASVIETGVDDSLHARLSDRELQVLRLLGQGKSVSTIAEELRLSVKTISTYRARILEKLSCESTGELIRYAIEARLID, encoded by the coding sequence ATGAATAAGTGTCGCTGTCTGCTCGCAGACGATCATCCGATCGTACGAAGGGGTGTCCGTGAACTATTGGAGGAGGAGCAACTCTCCTCCGAGATCTGCGAAGTCCGTTCCGGGGAGGAGGCCTTGGCGGCCGTTCGGCGTCAGCCCTGGGATCTCATGATTCTGGACATTGCCCTTCCCGACAAGCACGGGTTGGAGGTGTTGAAGGAAACCAAACTCCTGCAGCCTCGGCTCCCGGTGCTCATGCTGAGTCTCTATCCGGAAAAAGAGTTTGCAATGCGAGCGATCAAAGCCGGAGCGTCGGGGTATTTGACCAAGCAGAGTGCGCCCTCCGAGTTGCTGGCAGCCGTCATGCGGGTCTTGCAGGGAGGCCGGTACATTACTGCGGCGTTGGCCGAGCAAATGGCGAGCGTGATCGAAACCGGCGTGGACGATTCCTTGCATGCCAGACTGTCGGATCGCGAACTGCAAGTGCTGCGATTGCTGGGACAGGGGAAATCGGTGTCGACGATCGCCGAAGAACTTCGCCTCAGCGTGAAAACCATCAGTACCTACCGGGCGAGGATTCTCGAAAAACTGTCCTGTGAGAGCACGGGTGAATTGATCCGCTACGCGATCGAAGCGCGGCTCATCGACTAG
- a CDS encoding GNAT family N-acetyltransferase: MTTPASPDDPLTLATILEEETELLHGPLPKDHPVGAPDAVRTAALFRHIHACHPKRAGLCFSGGGIRSATFGLGVLQSLARLQLLNKFDYLSTVSGGGYIGSWLTAWIHRHPQGLDGVIEDLRVTPKTGATEVPPPVQWLRNYSNYLSPHLGFLSADSWTLFGIYLRNLHLNWMVLLPLLMVPLLVPRWTIALAQLNTPGRTLPVWLLQAVFMIGLGLAVMALIYLHLCRPTLREYRRNTRWQTLERQHWFLVACLGPLITSVLFLTTVWAWFRNGGGTLEQLSLPHAILGGVFLHTGSWLFSVLALKRFKAFSPWLFWETAAVAATGALGGLFLRSILMKTPDQLVVATFAECFATFAVPGVLAIFLLTATVFIGLASRFTEEQDREWWGRTGSWVLIVMVIWSGLSAIVAFGPGLIAWTPKIAASLGGLSGLLTLVLGFGSRTTAQQQEERSQTTVITDFAVRAAAPFFMLCVLIALSLGTSWQLDLFAHHYEMHLNHLTGPMQTGLGIWPDPWGHDQVLHNTPLWMLFLFTVAVTSLGLLMSGLININRFSLHAMYRNRLIRAYLGASRIQAERERSFNPFTGFDNLDNPAMGDVRFDDVRLARWMVREVFSTDTRAQLDAFHALTEPTSAQLQAMIAHLTQELSRSLTNKALVTAAEQLRVGPACRAKIAAWQQPETPAGRDAITWLTTLFLNKLHDQSPRPLHLINIALNLVKGDNLAWQQRKAQSFTISALHSGSWNLGYRRSEEYGCNHYLAQPLSLGTALAISGAAASPNMGYHSSSAVTFLLALFNIRLGWWLGNPGRAGADTYRKASPNVSVGPLLSEAFGLTDSCHPYVYLSDGGHFENLGLYEMVLRRCHCILVVDAGCDPQLNFEDLGNAIRKIRIDLGIDIELNLDQIKRATDAKTSSRHHAIGMIRYDKVDANATAGTLIYLKPSLTGNEPSDVQDYTARHPSFPHEPTSDQFFDEAQFESYRRLGEHIAQQVLRPAIQRSEQDFSSLCHALRSYWLTTPPGMRESFLGETDDLKDLERLLRDDPDLLRYDLEIYPELRSVFGIDPGAIAVNPRAALHTCNLQIQLMEQVYLAVNLEEFHNHALNRGWMNLFRRWTSAETFRLFWPTLCGMYSQQFVRFAEQHLNLSIDEVVVLEAMGPASDLSSLARDLSIEWDSVPDYAETFMQALHKPLPLEEPTGDHTRRAAWHMRLKARPSPDDSAGPGEILAVVAATRLSVAGHRLALHGWVRPAYRGLGLGHRLFRRAIEELTAAYSGHNLIVDLGPDNPAWAGTSIRNVGWLRFYEQLGFTRDRSDPARFQMTRILR; encoded by the coding sequence ATGACTACTCCCGCTTCGCCGGACGACCCGCTGACACTCGCAACGATTCTGGAGGAAGAAACCGAACTGCTGCACGGCCCCCTGCCCAAGGATCATCCGGTGGGGGCCCCCGATGCGGTGCGCACGGCCGCGCTCTTCCGGCACATCCACGCCTGCCACCCGAAACGCGCGGGACTCTGCTTCTCCGGCGGAGGCATACGCAGCGCGACCTTCGGACTCGGCGTCTTGCAGTCTCTCGCGCGCCTGCAGCTTCTGAACAAGTTCGACTACCTTTCGACCGTCTCCGGCGGAGGCTACATCGGCAGCTGGCTCACCGCCTGGATCCATCGCCATCCGCAGGGATTGGACGGTGTCATCGAGGATCTGCGGGTCACGCCGAAAACAGGCGCCACCGAAGTGCCGCCGCCGGTCCAATGGCTGCGGAACTATAGCAATTACCTGAGTCCGCACCTGGGATTCCTCTCGGCCGACTCATGGACGCTCTTCGGCATTTACTTGCGCAACCTGCACCTGAACTGGATGGTGCTGCTGCCATTGCTGATGGTACCCCTGCTCGTGCCACGCTGGACCATCGCCCTGGCCCAGCTGAATACCCCCGGACGGACCTTGCCCGTCTGGCTTCTCCAAGCCGTGTTCATGATCGGTCTCGGGCTGGCCGTCATGGCGCTCATCTATCTGCACCTCTGTCGTCCTACGCTCCGCGAGTACCGGCGCAATACCCGGTGGCAGACATTGGAACGCCAACACTGGTTTCTGGTCGCCTGCCTCGGTCCTTTGATCACATCGGTGCTCTTCCTCACCACAGTCTGGGCCTGGTTTCGCAACGGAGGCGGCACGCTGGAACAACTCAGCCTCCCCCACGCCATACTCGGCGGCGTCTTCCTCCACACAGGCAGCTGGCTCTTTTCCGTCCTCGCGCTGAAACGATTCAAAGCGTTCTCCCCCTGGCTGTTCTGGGAAACCGCCGCCGTCGCCGCCACCGGCGCGCTGGGCGGATTGTTTCTCCGATCTATCCTGATGAAGACTCCCGATCAGCTGGTCGTCGCCACATTTGCCGAGTGCTTTGCCACCTTCGCCGTTCCGGGCGTCCTCGCGATATTTTTGCTCACGGCGACCGTCTTCATCGGCCTGGCCAGCCGGTTCACCGAAGAGCAGGATCGCGAGTGGTGGGGGCGCACCGGTTCCTGGGTGTTGATCGTCATGGTCATCTGGTCGGGGCTCTCCGCCATCGTCGCCTTCGGTCCCGGTCTCATCGCCTGGACGCCGAAAATCGCCGCTTCCCTCGGCGGACTCTCCGGATTGCTGACCCTCGTGCTTGGATTCGGCTCACGCACCACCGCGCAACAGCAGGAGGAACGGTCACAGACCACCGTGATCACCGACTTCGCGGTACGAGCGGCAGCGCCCTTCTTCATGCTCTGCGTCCTCATCGCACTGTCACTGGGCACCAGTTGGCAATTAGACCTCTTCGCCCATCACTACGAGATGCACCTCAACCATCTTACGGGGCCTATGCAGACCGGATTAGGAATCTGGCCGGATCCCTGGGGGCACGATCAGGTCCTCCACAACACCCCCCTCTGGATGCTCTTCCTGTTCACCGTCGCCGTGACGTCATTGGGCCTGCTCATGTCCGGGCTGATCAACATCAACCGGTTCTCGCTGCATGCGATGTATCGCAACCGCCTCATCCGCGCCTATCTCGGAGCCTCGCGCATTCAGGCCGAACGGGAACGGAGCTTCAATCCCTTCACCGGATTCGACAATCTGGATAACCCGGCCATGGGCGACGTGCGATTCGACGACGTGCGTCTGGCGCGCTGGATGGTCAGAGAGGTGTTTTCAACGGACACCCGCGCGCAGCTGGATGCGTTCCATGCGCTCACGGAGCCGACATCGGCCCAACTGCAGGCCATGATCGCACACCTGACGCAGGAACTTTCCCGTTCGCTCACGAACAAAGCGCTGGTCACGGCCGCCGAACAATTGCGCGTCGGACCGGCCTGCCGCGCCAAGATCGCCGCCTGGCAACAACCGGAGACGCCGGCAGGTCGTGACGCCATCACCTGGCTCACCACACTTTTTCTGAATAAGTTGCACGACCAGAGCCCGCGCCCGCTGCATCTCATCAACATCGCGCTCAATCTGGTCAAGGGCGACAACCTGGCCTGGCAACAACGGAAAGCCCAATCGTTTACGATCAGCGCGCTCCACAGCGGCAGTTGGAATCTGGGGTATCGCCGCTCGGAGGAGTACGGATGCAACCATTACCTCGCCCAACCCCTTTCTCTCGGGACCGCTCTGGCGATCTCAGGCGCCGCCGCGAGCCCCAACATGGGCTATCACTCATCTTCAGCCGTGACGTTTCTCCTCGCGCTCTTCAACATCCGCCTGGGCTGGTGGCTCGGAAACCCGGGCCGTGCGGGCGCCGACACCTATCGCAAAGCGTCACCCAACGTCTCGGTCGGCCCCTTGCTGTCCGAAGCCTTCGGCCTCACGGACTCCTGTCATCCCTACGTCTACCTCTCCGACGGCGGGCATTTCGAAAATCTCGGCTTGTACGAAATGGTCTTGCGCCGCTGTCACTGCATCCTCGTGGTGGATGCCGGGTGTGACCCGCAGCTCAACTTTGAAGATCTCGGCAACGCCATCCGGAAGATCCGCATCGATCTGGGAATCGACATCGAACTGAATCTCGACCAGATCAAGCGGGCCACCGACGCCAAGACCAGCAGTCGCCACCACGCCATCGGCATGATTCGCTACGACAAAGTGGATGCCAACGCCACCGCCGGCACCCTGATCTATCTCAAACCCTCGCTGACCGGGAACGAGCCGTCGGACGTCCAGGACTACACCGCGCGTCACCCCTCCTTTCCCCACGAACCGACCTCGGACCAGTTCTTCGACGAAGCCCAGTTCGAGTCCTACCGCCGCCTCGGCGAACATATCGCTCAACAGGTGCTGCGCCCCGCCATTCAGCGAAGCGAGCAGGACTTCTCCTCGCTCTGCCATGCACTCCGCTCCTACTGGCTGACCACCCCGCCGGGCATGCGTGAATCCTTCCTCGGCGAAACCGACGACCTGAAGGATCTCGAACGCCTCCTGCGCGACGATCCGGACCTGCTTCGTTACGACCTGGAAATCTATCCTGAACTCCGCTCGGTGTTCGGGATCGATCCCGGGGCCATCGCGGTCAATCCGCGAGCCGCGCTGCACACCTGCAATCTGCAGATCCAACTCATGGAACAGGTCTACCTGGCCGTGAACCTCGAAGAGTTCCACAATCACGCCCTCAATCGCGGCTGGATGAACCTGTTCCGGCGCTGGACCTCAGCCGAAACCTTCCGTCTCTTCTGGCCGACGCTCTGCGGCATGTACAGCCAACAATTCGTCCGCTTCGCCGAGCAACACTTGAATTTAAGTATCGATGAGGTGGTCGTGTTGGAAGCGATGGGGCCGGCCAGTGATCTCTCGTCGCTCGCCAGAGACCTGTCGATTGAGTGGGATTCCGTCCCGGATTACGCGGAGACGTTCATGCAGGCGCTCCACAAACCGTTGCCGTTGGAGGAACCGACCGGCGACCACACGCGGCGAGCGGCTTGGCACATGCGACTGAAAGCCAGGCCCTCACCGGACGATTCGGCCGGGCCGGGAGAAATCCTGGCCGTCGTGGCCGCGACCCGTCTTTCGGTGGCCGGACACCGGCTCGCGCTGCATGGGTGGGTACGACCGGCCTATCGAGGCTTGGGCTTGGGACACCGCCTGTTCAGACGTGCCATCGAAGAATTAACGGCGGCGTACTCCGGGCACAATCTGATCGTCGATTTGGGGCCGGACAATCCGGCCTGGGCCGGCACGTCCATCCGCAACGTCGGCTGGCTCCGTTTCTACGAACAACTCGGGTTTACGCGGGATCGTTCAGATCCGGCCCGCTTCCAGATGACCCGGATCTTGAGGTAA
- a CDS encoding response regulator transcription factor, producing the protein MDAQHLYRIVLIDDSRMARLGLREQLNRTAEFRIVGEAASIAEGLELIERLNPDLVLLDISLPDGSGVQACCRLVAGRPDTRVLILSVYDDPAVIREAIAAGAQGYVLKDTPVAMWRNAMRRAAGSGVVLGPQLIGLVLMEVREMANGLSTACMVDLSPQERRLLPLVAEGRTNKEIAVALSLSDKTVKNYISNMYSKLGVTRRSQVATLYARTLPSGGIPAEDCA; encoded by the coding sequence ATGGACGCACAGCATTTGTATCGCATTGTTTTGATTGATGATAGCCGCATGGCCCGCCTTGGCTTGAGGGAACAACTGAATCGAACGGCGGAGTTCCGTATTGTCGGCGAGGCGGCGTCGATTGCGGAGGGTCTTGAGCTGATCGAAAGGCTGAATCCAGACCTGGTGCTGCTGGATATCAGTTTGCCGGACGGGTCGGGTGTGCAGGCCTGCTGTCGGCTGGTCGCCGGCAGGCCGGACACGCGGGTGCTCATTCTGAGCGTGTACGACGACCCCGCTGTCATCCGGGAGGCGATCGCTGCGGGCGCTCAGGGGTATGTGTTGAAGGATACGCCGGTGGCGATGTGGCGGAATGCGATGCGCCGGGCGGCCGGTAGTGGAGTGGTCCTTGGGCCGCAGTTGATCGGACTGGTCTTGATGGAAGTGCGGGAGATGGCCAATGGGCTGTCGACGGCGTGCATGGTCGACTTGTCGCCGCAAGAGCGACGCCTCTTGCCCTTGGTCGCAGAGGGCAGGACGAACAAGGAGATTGCCGTAGCCCTGTCGCTCTCCGATAAAACGGTCAAGAACTATATCTCCAATATGTATTCCAAGTTAGGAGTTACGCGGCGGTCGCAGGTGGCGACGCTGTATGCGAGGACGCTTCCGAGCGGGGGGATTCCTGCCGAAGACTGTGCCTGA
- a CDS encoding PAS domain S-box protein — translation MATPAPPSDEIARIAALSRYRILDTLPDIAFDDLAHLAAAVCRAPIAVITFIDRDRQWFKAAVGLEVTQTARSSGLCSHIIERGEPLVVEDAQDDPRFSSHVLVASDPYVRFYCGVPVVTTDGYAVGTIAVMDPVPRRREEKECLALKRLARQAAALLELRMLRCEQPAVEERCVQDEEMVRLMAGSSRSTGLDFLRELVDTLAHSIGGAYAFCIRPLSGQRAITIAGYGPDGPLDTLEYDLTGTPCEHVLNEGFCHYPGAVQASFPQDDLLRHLSIESYMALTLPSPTGEPIGWIALLARAPLKDGRRTESLLRMAAGCAGSELGRHLAEQQLRKSEERFRAAYRNATVGMSIADLNGRIEEVNQRLCAILGYSEAELLTRTFQSLTHPDDLGQNLERIKKLVEGTADGDVFEKRYIRKDGEIVWAQVGLSVIRDATGRARHTLAMVQDITERKRTKEALYLAKYTIDHATEAIYWVGAGAELLDANDAACDMLGYTKDEFRRMTVHDINPEFQADRWPAFWNDVQRRGRDFFEGHHRAKDGRLIPIEVNVMFIRYNQVECHCAFVRDITERKQAEQALAHTQEKLWQALRASSTGLWDWNTETDEVFFSDEWAQQLGYSSQEIDGRFEEWESRLHSDDHDRALAYVQNYLNDPIGPYEQEFRMRRKDGSYCWICARASFVEESDGRKVRLLGSHTDLTERKLAETALRASEERFHITIEAINEGMWDWNIPTNVVYFSPQWIRLLGYLPEEVTGSTAFFHSILHPDDVHRMTEILQAHLDGRTPLKELELRLRHKSGEYRWYLDRGKVVARDEQGRPLRMVGTITDITERKQVERERAEALANLQTIMETVPDVIFVLDLDGRLSKWNLRLETVTGYTCDELLGKPALEMVPATEVEQTSAAIRRALETGYAELEGHLLTKDGRPLRYHWNGAPFADLQGRVVGITGVGRDITERQQTEALLRSSEERFRLVAQATNDILWDWDLLTGDHWWSPNACEKFGYDPHKEPNIDAWSGRLHPEDRERVLDLVGHAIHTEISTLSAEYRFQLADGTYGYFLDRAHIVRDEAGVAVRMIGAMIDVTGPRRAYASLEEAYRRFQAMSQELHTVESNERRRLSRELHDEVGQLLTSLKFDLTSVKRSVAGRSAGVGVRGQERLARALDTTDQLFTRLRRIVRALRPPVLEELGLKAGLEALIADVHARTRLRCALVFEQAPRRGARQPTLETAFYRSVQELLTNVIRHAQATTVSILVQQSRREWRLTVTDDGVGFDVAGLSPLGRFGLRGIRERVEILAGHVEISSRVDSGTTVQVCIPVGTTADGAAAAGVPSASASRRRKPVHE, via the coding sequence ATGGCGACGCCCGCCCCGCCTTCCGACGAAATTGCCCGCATAGCCGCGTTGTCGCGCTACCGGATTCTGGACACGCTCCCCGACATCGCCTTCGATGACTTGGCGCATCTGGCTGCGGCGGTGTGTCGTGCTCCGATCGCCGTCATCACCTTCATCGACCGGGATCGTCAGTGGTTCAAAGCTGCCGTTGGGCTGGAAGTTACCCAGACCGCCCGCTCGTCCGGACTCTGTTCCCATATCATTGAACGCGGGGAACCGTTGGTGGTGGAGGATGCGCAGGACGATCCGCGGTTCTCGTCCCACGTATTGGTCGCGTCCGACCCATACGTCAGATTTTATTGCGGGGTGCCGGTCGTCACGACGGATGGCTATGCGGTCGGGACGATCGCCGTGATGGATCCTGTGCCGCGAAGGCGGGAGGAGAAGGAGTGTCTGGCCCTTAAACGATTGGCTCGACAGGCGGCCGCGCTGCTGGAACTTCGGATGCTGCGGTGCGAGCAACCGGCCGTGGAGGAGCGGTGCGTACAGGACGAAGAGATGGTCCGCCTCATGGCCGGGAGCAGTCGATCTACCGGGCTGGACTTTCTGCGGGAGCTTGTCGACACGCTGGCGCACTCGATCGGCGGGGCATACGCGTTCTGTATTCGACCCCTGTCGGGGCAGCGCGCGATCACCATCGCCGGATATGGGCCGGATGGTCCGCTGGACACCTTGGAATATGATCTCACCGGGACGCCCTGCGAGCACGTCTTGAACGAAGGCTTCTGTCACTATCCGGGCGCCGTGCAAGCTTCGTTTCCGCAGGATGACCTGCTTCGACATCTTTCCATTGAGTCATACATGGCCCTGACGCTTCCTTCGCCGACCGGTGAGCCCATCGGCTGGATTGCCCTGCTTGCCAGGGCACCGTTGAAGGACGGCAGGAGGACAGAGTCGCTGCTGCGCATGGCTGCCGGTTGCGCCGGTAGTGAGTTAGGACGCCATCTCGCCGAACAGCAGCTCAGGAAGAGTGAGGAGCGGTTCCGCGCTGCGTATCGGAATGCGACGGTCGGGATGTCGATCGCCGACCTGAACGGCCGTATCGAGGAAGTCAATCAGCGGCTCTGTGCGATCCTCGGGTACTCGGAGGCGGAGCTGTTGACCCGTACGTTTCAATCGCTCACGCACCCCGACGACCTGGGCCAGAATCTTGAACGGATCAAGAAACTGGTGGAAGGGACGGCCGACGGCGACGTCTTCGAGAAACGCTATATCAGAAAAGACGGAGAGATCGTGTGGGCGCAAGTGGGACTCTCGGTCATACGGGATGCCACTGGTCGCGCACGCCATACGCTGGCGATGGTGCAGGACATCACCGAGCGCAAACGAACCAAAGAGGCGTTGTACCTCGCCAAATACACGATCGATCACGCCACAGAGGCGATTTACTGGGTAGGGGCCGGTGCGGAGCTGCTGGATGCGAACGATGCCGCCTGCGACATGCTGGGTTACACGAAAGACGAGTTTCGCCGCATGACAGTGCATGACATCAATCCGGAATTCCAGGCCGACAGGTGGCCGGCCTTTTGGAACGATGTGCAGCGACGGGGCAGGGATTTCTTTGAGGGGCATCATCGGGCCAAAGACGGCCGGCTCATTCCGATCGAAGTCAATGTGATGTTTATCCGTTATAACCAGGTGGAATGTCATTGCGCATTCGTGCGGGATATCACCGAGCGGAAACAGGCGGAACAGGCCCTGGCGCATACGCAGGAGAAACTCTGGCAAGCGCTTCGGGCGTCCAGCACGGGACTCTGGGATTGGAATACGGAAACCGATGAAGTGTTTTTTTCGGACGAATGGGCGCAGCAGCTCGGGTACTCAAGCCAGGAAATCGACGGCCGGTTTGAGGAATGGGAATCGCGGCTGCACTCCGACGACCACGACCGAGCCCTGGCCTATGTGCAGAACTATCTCAACGATCCAATCGGCCCCTATGAGCAAGAGTTTCGCATGCGCCGGAAGGACGGTTCCTACTGTTGGATCTGTGCACGGGCCTCCTTTGTCGAAGAATCGGACGGGAGGAAAGTCCGGCTTCTCGGGTCGCATACCGATCTCACCGAACGCAAGCTGGCCGAAACGGCCTTGCGGGCGAGTGAGGAACGGTTCCACATTACCATCGAAGCGATCAATGAAGGGATGTGGGACTGGAACATTCCGACGAATGTCGTCTATTTCAGTCCTCAGTGGATCAGGCTTCTGGGATATCTGCCGGAGGAGGTCACCGGATCGACAGCGTTCTTCCATTCGATTCTGCATCCGGACGATGTTCATCGCATGACGGAGATTCTGCAAGCGCATCTGGATGGTCGTACGCCCCTGAAGGAACTCGAACTGCGCTTACGCCACAAGTCCGGCGAATACCGATGGTATCTTGATCGCGGCAAAGTCGTGGCCCGGGATGAGCAGGGACGTCCGTTGCGCATGGTCGGAACCATTACCGATATCACTGAGCGCAAACAGGTGGAGCGTGAACGGGCGGAAGCATTGGCCAATTTGCAGACCATCATGGAAACGGTGCCCGATGTTATCTTTGTATTGGATTTGGACGGGCGTCTGAGCAAGTGGAATCTTCGATTGGAAACGGTCACCGGCTATACGTGCGACGAGCTGTTGGGCAAGCCCGCCCTCGAGATGGTGCCCGCCACAGAAGTTGAGCAGACCAGTGCGGCTATCCGGCGGGCGCTTGAAACAGGATATGCGGAATTGGAAGGCCACCTCCTGACAAAAGACGGGCGTCCCCTTCGCTACCATTGGAACGGAGCGCCCTTCGCGGACTTGCAGGGTCGGGTCGTCGGGATTACCGGGGTGGGTCGTGATATTACCGAACGACAGCAGACCGAGGCCCTACTCCGGTCCAGTGAGGAGCGGTTTCGCCTCGTGGCGCAGGCCACCAACGACATCTTGTGGGATTGGGACCTGCTGACGGGCGATCATTGGTGGAGTCCCAATGCCTGCGAGAAATTCGGGTACGATCCTCACAAGGAACCGAACATCGACGCATGGAGCGGCCGCTTGCACCCGGAAGACAGGGAGCGGGTGCTCGACCTGGTCGGCCACGCCATTCACACAGAGATCAGCACCCTCTCCGCCGAATACCGCTTTCAACTGGCCGACGGCACCTATGGGTACTTTCTGGATCGCGCCCATATCGTACGGGACGAGGCCGGGGTGGCCGTACGAATGATCGGGGCTATGATCGACGTCACGGGACCTCGGCGAGCCTATGCGTCCCTGGAGGAAGCCTATCGACGATTTCAGGCCATGTCGCAGGAACTGCACACGGTGGAGTCCAACGAACGTCGCCGGCTGTCGCGCGAACTCCACGACGAAGTCGGCCAATTGCTGACCTCGTTGAAGTTCGATTTGACGTCGGTGAAGCGAAGCGTCGCGGGACGATCTGCGGGCGTGGGAGTACGCGGGCAGGAACGTCTCGCTCGTGCGTTAGACACGACGGACCAGTTATTTACGCGTCTGCGTCGTATTGTCCGAGCCCTCCGCCCTCCGGTCTTGGAGGAACTAGGACTGAAGGCCGGTCTAGAGGCTCTGATCGCAGACGTGCACGCCAGGACTCGTCTGCGCTGTGCACTGGTGTTCGAGCAGGCACCACGCCGTGGCGCGCGTCAGCCCACGTTGGAGACGGCGTTCTATCGGAGCGTCCAGGAACTGCTGACGAATGTCATCCGCCATGCGCAGGCCACGACCGTGTCCATTCTGGTTCAGCAGAGTCGGCGGGAATGGCGATTGACGGTCACCGACGATGGCGTGGGATTCGATGTCGCGGGTCTCTCCCCCTTGGGGAGGTTCGGACTGCGAGGCATACGGGAACGGGTGGAGATTCTCGCCGGTCATGTGGAGATCAGTTCCCGGGTCGATTCCGGCACCACGGTCCAGGTGTGTATTCCTGTCGGCACCACGGCTGACGGGGCTGCTGCAGCGGGGGTGCCATCAGCCTCGGCATCGCGACGGAGGAAACCGGTGCATGAATAA
- a CDS encoding response regulator transcription factor, whose amino-acid sequence MALILVADDDEKVCRWLRTVLELEGYRVIEAADGRQALHTIQRQSPDLVILDVHLPVQDRLETILRVHSRHMPVKVLAISGQAVQGYDILKIAAIFGAHGTLEKPFSVDRLLLGVRALIGPAHPRVA is encoded by the coding sequence GTGGCGCTGATTCTGGTTGCAGACGACGATGAGAAAGTGTGTCGGTGGCTGCGAACCGTACTCGAACTGGAAGGGTATCGGGTCATCGAAGCCGCGGATGGACGGCAGGCTCTCCACACCATTCAGCGTCAGTCTCCCGATCTCGTCATTCTTGATGTCCACCTGCCGGTTCAGGACAGGTTGGAAACCATTCTTCGAGTGCATAGCCGGCACATGCCCGTGAAGGTCTTGGCCATCTCCGGGCAAGCGGTGCAGGGCTACGATATTCTCAAAATAGCGGCGATCTTCGGCGCGCATGGCACGCTGGAAAAACCCTTCAGTGTCGACCGGTTGCTGCTCGGAGTGCGGGCGCTCATCGGACCCGCGCATCCCCGTGTTGCGTGA